In the Salvia miltiorrhiza cultivar Shanhuang (shh) chromosome 8, IMPLAD_Smil_shh, whole genome shotgun sequence genome, CAATTTGGttactttaattttaaattatctaaTATTTATTGAAACTATATTTATGAAcaactattaatttttactTACTTGAATCGACGCTTCCACCATTCACACAATTATATATACCTCCCAAAACcttcaaaaaataatatatacacCTCACAAAATTCTACAACGCACCAAAATAGAGATTGACAAATACACACCAAAACATGAAAAATTTCAACCTCAAAATCACATTTCTACTAATTCTATGCTATCTTTTGCCTCTTATTCTACATGCTTCAACTGCAGAAGGCCAAAACCTACTGCAAACTACCCTTAAAGAAAGCGACAGAAACTCCACCACCACCTACAAGCCATGGCTAACAAGAATCAAGAACCCTCGACTCTGGGGCTGCAAGCGGCAGCCATGGATCTGCAACGTGGACTACCCGAGGACACGGCGGCGCTGCTGCCGGAACCGCTGCGTGGACGTGAGCTCGGACGTGAACAACTGCGGGTGGTGTGGGATCAGGTGCCGTTTCACGCGGCAATGCTGCAGCGGGATATGCGTTGATACAAATGTAAACCCTTTCAACTGCGGAAGATGCAATCACAGATGCCGATTTCCTAGCTTCTGTGTTTATGGAATGTGCGGTTACGCGCAGGCACTGCCGCCGTTTCCTTTCCCTTTCCCGCATCCTCCCAGACCCCACCCGCCGGTGAAGCCCTTCCCGCCTAAGGGCAGTGAAAGGAGGCGCTCTCCTCCGGTTCTCGCGGCTTCATAAGTTTGTCTTAatttatgtatgtgtttgaGAGAGCGAGACAGATGCTAATTAGTTTTCTATTTATATGATTAATAATACTCCTATTTCACCTCATTTTCGTTTTTGTAACTTGTGAAAATAAAtatgtttttcctttttcttgagATTCATGAAAATAAATGTATtgatttttgagttgatgatcgACGCGTAGATATCTTCCTGAACACAAAAACAGGGGATTTACAAGTATAGTTTGTTTGTCCTTATCAAGGGGTGACTAAACtatgcgggtatcgggtatttACCCGAATACCGGCTTATTTTTAACTaacatataattttattattttatataattttacaaTGTTAATTCTGAAAATTTGAACTTGAATGCGGCTGTGCTCTAACTCTCTCTGAACAGAACTGAATTCGGAATTCCCTTCTTTCTGTAAATATGTTGGCCGTTGGGCATCGTGAATCACTGAATCTTACATTCCTATCCTATGTTGTACACATGAATGTCGGAAGAAAACCCAATTTTTTCCTTGCAAGCATTTTAAAGTCATAGTGTCATACTAGCAAAAATTTATCTGTTCTGGCGCTTGCAAATAAATCTTACGAAATTTTTAAGTATTTCTTGGTTTACATAATTTTTCTTGAGCCACGAGGAATATCTTTGTTGGCCCCATTAAAATCCTACTCAAACTTAACATATTCACTTTTATAAATATGTTGGGCAGATTCTAAACTTGTAATGTTCTATaatcttcattttatttttataaatatgtttCATGCATACGATCGTCATTCGTGAACTATGTTGATTGTTCAAGtttgatttatatttttctcTATGTTAAACTTGAATACGTGAATTTTGCTTAATAAATTAATCCATGAATAATATCAAAAGAAATAACCATGAGTACTCAAAAGAAAATCGCAGATGTGTCACGCTAATTACTCGAATGTATTAGTTTGATATTAATAAATCCATATAAAATtcttgataattaattatagtacTAATTACTAACAAGTAACAACTAAACACTTATCATTTTGATTCGGAATCACACTTCACAGAATCACATTCGCACCCAATTACCCAACATGGAGACATAAAAAATCTgaaaaaatctgaaaaatggcaaaaatgTCGGATatgcgggtaccctaatacccgacgcgagtattagggtacccgactTCATTCGGCGGGTTGGCATCGGCTATCTTGCAAGAAGAAAAATCGGGGTCGGGTACCTGCAAAAATCGGGTAGGGAACCGGATCCGCCCCGTTTAGTCACCCCTACTTATCATGCTTGgagatatttaattatttttaaaccTCGTGCGCCGGACCTTTTGCATTCCTATCTCCATATTACTTTACAAAGACAATTGGGGAGAAATGATGAAGGCTGAGAAAGGATTGATAGAAATCTCAGCAATGCATATATTTAGGCTCGTGCATCTGTTGCTTCGACCAATCGATCgataaaaacaaaaagaaattgaataaatttatgattttgaaaaaaaaatgaaattgaataaattgaCGGTTTAAAAAAAGTCGCCCAATTGTACCATGTAATTAAAGCGATTAAACCCGAACCAATGAGAATTTGATTTTCAATCGACCGAAATGAACCTGCCGCATTACCAAACAATTATAGCTCAAAAATCTGCACTACAAACTACAACCGAATGAATGAGATAAAGTGTACCTATAATTTGTTTCGATTCAAGGGCGGAGGGACAGTCGGACAGGCAGGGCCGACCCTGAGGGCGGGCAGCAGGCATGGGCGACGGCCTAGGGTCCCAAAAAATTGAGGgcccaattttttaatatatctaattaattataggctttatgtatactaaaaaatattagataatataatttattgtcaaaaattcaaagttcaatttaaaatcaatttcaaattaatttgatgataattttataacataattttgagggcccaaaattgtaaatatatctcattaattatagactttatatatactaaaaaatattagGCAATATAACttattgtcaaatttatattatattaaaacttcGAAGTTCAAatcgaaatataaaattatgctgACAATGCCAATCACTGACTTACTGTTCTAAAAGGAGtttctcaaatttaaaattgttgaaaacgtatttgagatcgtcaatgtccctagagagattgaatgatttgacaatatctatatacatatataaaagtcaatcactttcaaaaatagtaagttatgttttcctaccaaaaatcaccttactatttttgaaaataattttttctttctaattttttttaggtttaatagccaaaaaatacacgaactttcacgaaatttgcatattgcacatgaccttcaaaaatagccccagaatacaccaccttttaatttagtcgcAAATTACACCCGCGTTGACTACCACCTTGATCGGTGGTGACGTGGCTGTCGGATTTTGTTGACGTGGACGGTTTTCCGATGTAGGAacacgacgtcgttttgttgtTACATTACAACAcctaaaacgacgtcgttttgtcaaatattttaaataaaaaaagaagaagaaaaaagaaaaagcttCACGTTGACGTTGTTCTGCCAAGTCTCCTCCGCCGCTCACCTTCTTCTTCACCCCGCAgcccccgccgccgccgccgcctccgacgGGTGGTCCTACTCGAACTTGGGGCTAAAGATTattgttgattgatgagtgattTGGggttgaaaaagaaaaaaaatgttgttGAAGGTGATTGTTGATTGTTGAGTGATTTGGGGCAAGAAGCCGTTGTTGTAGCCGGAGTGTGGAGAGAAAGGGGGGCTTCGGGTTGGGCTCGGCGCCGACGGCCTTCCTGCTATGCGATCGCCGGGAATCGACGAGCAGGAGGCTgcgatttggggatctagggtattggcggcggaggtggtggtggtgcccTCGTTTTGTCATTCCCAAGCACCGCAACCACTGGTGCCCTATTCCTATCTCTCCAGAGGCGCAGTGCTGTGTGGTCGTGGGTGGAGGGGGAGACGGCGAAACCTAGAGAGAGAAGTAGAGGATGGGGATGTGGAGGGAGGGCGGGGAAAGGATGAACGCGGCATCATTGTTGGAGATGAGGAGGCGGCTCCAGATCTGGAAGAGGCGTTCCTCCCGTCGCGGTTGATGTCGGAGAGGCGTTCCTCGCCTGAGAAGCAGGGGGCGGCTCCAGATCTGGAAGGGTGGAGGTGGCGATTGAGTGGAGGTGGGGGTTGAACGGCGCTGCTCCCGTCGCGGTTGATGTCGGAGAGGCCTCGCCGGAGAAGCAGGGGCGGCTCCAGATCTGGAAGGATGGAGGTGGCAGTTGAGTGGAGGAGGGAGGCGGCAGGGAggatgctttttttttttttagtaaattcttcaaaatatcaaaacgacgtcgttttgcccacttggcttgccagcgtgtaaaaaaagccacgaataatgccatgtaatgttaaatattgtccacgtcatcgccggtcaaacttaagagctGCCAGATCTTTCACCGTGTGCAATTTAtgactaaattaaaaggtgcatatgcaaatttcgtgaaagttcgtgtattttttggctattaacccttttttttttatcaatttcgtctactctagataataataataataataataataataataatctaaaattcatacaaaaatgcactaaaaatttaataaatataaatcatattagaaattctatttttaagatatatatatatatatatatatatatatatacacacaattatttatctacaaatttatattttaagctaaagagttctaaaatgaaaaaaatataagtttaatctttgtaactgcattaaattgttataataaaaatataaatataaaaataatactccctccatctcaaacgaaatgtcctatttccttttttggcaatacactctctctctatacttaatatttaaataatttccaccaacccactttatctactttatacacatttcttaatctccgtgccgaaaataaataggacatttcgtttgggacggagggagtactatatagtaaaaatataaaatataaaaaaaataaacaaattttaaaatgttatgattcttgatcatgacaaattttaaatttcatcttgctaggttgtatttgttaattttatcaaaatacaaattttagaattaaactatatattcattaaatatatatatatatatatatatatatatacttaatgaatatatagtttaattttaaaatttgtattttgataaaattatttaaatattaggtatagagagagaaacaaTATTGTCATAAAGGGaatgagacactactaatgggacaacccaaaaaggaaagtgggacacTACTAataggacggatggagtaatatattaacacactcacacacacatacatatatatattagtactaTGTATATTTGagtagaaattttgtataagttattttaatataatgtgtatatattatatcaccTTTAATTTCGTCATGTATTAACGGaattaaaattcagggcaaATTTCGGAATgagctaaagtttatgtatttatattgcaactttatatagttgaaaaaatagcaaattcactaatagtttgtggatttacagtcaattaacgcatcaaaaaaatatattatgaaatgcaaatcagtaaaaagtaattaaaagttccaaaaacccTTTCAAAACTAATAgaaattttgaaagaaaaatatctagatattttggtggaaattttttaaatagataataataatcgttagttaaaaaggttttgtcaagatcttgGTCATTCATTTTTACATCCTCCAATTATAAGATGGTTTTATCTTCATTTTAGTGCTATTATCTTTATTAGAGTATAATAATATGACTAacttatagaattttattttctaaatataatattctaaaaaatataactttttttaccgtgcatcgcacgagagtAATACTAGATGAAGtcattttttataagtaatgaaaatttttatttctcAATATATTGATGCGCTAATATATTGAGGgcccatttttataatttcgctCAGGGCCTTATTTTTCTAAGGACCGGCCCTGCGGACAGAGCAGGTCAAATGCGTGGAGGTGCAGACTCGGAGAGACAAGGAAGTGTGGAGAAGGAGCGGAAACTCGGACTCAGAGCCAGAGGGAAGTGCGATGCAGACTCGGAAGTGACAGGGGAGGGGCTGGCACCTGATTGTCGGTGGTGCAGAATTTGGGTGCGGCACCGCTGGGGATTTACTTTCCATTAGGttagattaaaattataaattttaaaattaataaaaaaaaatttaatatagaTAATCGATCAGTTTGATTTTTGACCGAACTAAGTTCAAGAAAATTGAATCAACCatataaatcaataattttcaataaatttagcTGAATCAACCGAACCACAATTATAAGTCGACTGAAAATCAAACAATTTAGTTCAATTTCAGTCGGTTTGATCGGCCAGTTAGAATTTTTAACACCCTACATGATAATCACAATAGTTTATTTTCATTAGTTAGGGTTTCTTATACTAATTTCTTATTCAAATTACTTTGcctatttgtttttatttttttattttttttcatcctTAATGTTATGATACCTAAAATTTACATACTCTGCATTCTTGAAACATTGACTAGGATTAGCATAATTTGTTGTCCTTATTTcagtatttgtaaatttatttttcttattttctgttACATCTTTATTATCGGTGCTAAGCGAGCACATACTAGTGTATATGGGGCGGGAGAAGGGGAGGATATCTACAAGTTGCAAATTTTTCGTTGTTTTATAGAGTATGTGTTCTTAAACATGTTCAATTGATTATGATCAATTGGCTGAAGTGATGCAGATCAACTGATCAGAAGATAAACTGACTGACTATCCAAGTAAACATGTTCTAATTGAGTGTTCAGTTAGTAATCCTACTGATTGCTCGTACGCTGATTAGTTGGACTAATAACTGATGTGCGAAATATGGTGGTTAGGTAGCTCGCTTAGTCAAAATCTTTAAGTCAAAGTTACAGCTTAGTCTGAATTCAGTTTGTGTTCAGTAACTTGAGTCGACTGATATAGTCTATGctgaaaatctatttttatagcaaatgCTTATTGTGATATGTTGATGGTCAGTTTGCAGTAGATAATAGTTAAGCAATGTTGAATATTAAATACAAAATTCAAAGCACTACAATTAATTTTACATGGTTTGGAGAAACCCTTTTATATCCGCGGTCCTAGTTTACATGAGAATCCATTAACTTTGAATTACTtgttttaaagttgcaagtCAGCTAATCAGTCAGTTTCCTTAGACTTAAAAATAAGTTGTGTGGTCGTGGTCGTGACCGTTAAAGAAATTTTCTCGATTGCACCCGAATACAGTCTTTCAGTTTTTCAGACTACGATATGTAGCTTACTCAGTGATATCCTTCTAACACTACACCTATCGTTTACAAAGGGTGAAGAGTTTGAAGGGTGAGATTCCAATCAGTGAACACACTATTACAATAAGAATAGTAGGGTTTATAGTGTGTTCAGTTTCTAGGCCAAAGATTACAAGAAAGCTTACAAGCTGTTGGAACTTATTTTTCAAGAGCTTATGAACTCTCAAATATATTGTTTTAAGAAGCTTATGAGTACAACCATAAACCCTCCTAATTGGAATCCAAAATTAgcctaatactccctccatcccacttcAAGTGtcatatttcttttcggcacaatTATTTAGAAAGacattaattagattattaagtgGTGTAGTGTAGAGTTAAAAGGGTGATGTGGACTCCAAACATTCCTACttttttagattattttttttcataaagatAAACAAGACAATTGattgggacgacccaaaattTAAAGGAAAACAAGATACTTGAAGTGGAAcggatgaaaatatattttacaatTATAGTTCAATGTGTGTAATGTAGTATTTATGAGTGTTAATCCAGAAAATGTCcacttttaataaaaatatatgtttGATTTATCcctttaataaaaatatgttggaAATACCTAGAGGTGAGCAAAATACCCGAAATTCGAATATCCGATCTGAACCAAAGCGAAATTTGAAATTTGGTTTGAATTTTCGAATCGGATTGGATTGACTTATAAGTAAATTTTGGATTGTTGGATCAGATCGAATTGATAGTTTGAAATCCGAAAAAATCCGAAGtccaaattatatttataaatatgaatatattataatattagtatgaatatatatagattaattcttaaatagttaaatatttctaaattctaaccctACACTTTCATCTTGAATGATTATAATTAGGGGTGGTATTCGGTCCGATTCGATTATAACCGAATCGATTTTTTGATTCATCGGGACCGATTAACACtgaggggggtgtattcgttgtggatttccaaagactttaaaaagtccatggaattcacatagattccagacgactttcaaagaattcgtggttggatttcaccccgattttcactgattttcgaagactttacgggataattttggaattgaattccatgaaaccaacacccgcggagtcccagcacccgctggaaacccagcgaccgctgggttccagcgagaAGAACGTGCTGATGCTCGCAGCTGAGTACAGGCATACCGCCGTATTCAATTATCTCTGCAACTTAAAGCTTCCCGAATACATGTTTCGGCAGTTCGATAAGGATGGGAACAACATCCTGCACCTCGCCGCCAAGCTCACCGAGCTCTACCCTTGGCGAATCCCCGGCGCTGCCCTCCAGATGCAGTGGGAGATCAAGTGGTACAAGCATGTCAAAGGAATATTGTTTAATCAGCACATTTCTCAGGCCAACAAGAAAGGGAAAACGCCTAGGATTGTATTCACAGAAACACACAAGGACCTAATGAAGGCCGATAACGAATGGCTCATCAAAACTTCCGAATCCTGCTCAGTTGTCGCGGCCCTCATAGCCGCCGTTGCGTTCGCCACCTCGTCCACTGTTCCCGGTGGCCTAAACCAAGAGAAGGGAAAATCGGTTCTCCAAGATGAGAAGGCCTTCGACGTATTCTCGGTGGCTTTGCTGGTGGCGCTCTGCCTGTCCATGACGGCCCTCGTTTTCTTTCTGGCCATCATAACGTCGTGGTGTGAGGAGCACGATTTCAAGAGGAATTTGCCGAGGAAGCTGTTGGCCGGGCTCAGCCCTCCGTTTGCGTCCATTACTGCGATACTCTTGTCTTTCTGTTCTGGCCACACTTTCATCTTGAGGGAGGAGCTCAAGTTTGCTGTCATCCCCATATATGCCTCTGTCACCATACCTGTCGCGTTTTTCGCCATCGCGCAGCTGCCCTTGTACTTTGATCTTCTCTGGGCTGCCTGCAAGAAGGTGCCTTTGCGCAGCTACAAGGTGTTCTGCAAGAAGGTGGCCTTTGCCCAGCGCCCGCTCAAACCCAGCGTGGGCTGGACACTCTCAACGCATACTGAGTTctagcgctcgctggcttcttggccgcgggcgctggaactcagcgctcgcttaaaatttcatggatttcaattctcgtggttcatGGCCGGATTTCgttgtgtgtattttttggatgaaatccatgaaagtcattccggattttaagtcaatggaataacgaatacacctagatttgtatggattttaaaaagtcttgaacgaatacacccagatttatatggacttttaaaagtcttgaacgaatacacccagatttctgcagacttttaaaagtcttgaacgaatacacccagacttttaaaatccatagaaatccatcaaattccagaacgaatacacccccctgaAATTGATAATCGAAAATCGAAACgatttttaatttggttaaCTGAATTAACTGATTTAAAGTGAAATCTGGGCACATTAAagaaaatatcatatatattaagGGGAAAACAACTAGTACCCTATTTTATCAAGAGCATAATTTCTTCGATTCTTTGTATTCTGAGATCTCCACATAATATACTCAGATCACATGCTTTAAATTCTTTCAGCTTAAGcataataaactgaaaatcaCTTTTTGGAAAGCTAACTAAAGACAATTTTGTCTAAGTTGAAACTAAACATATTCTTTCCGCAACAATACCAAATATTGAGAaggaaaaaatcaataatatcaGAGTCTATCAAGAATACTTGAGTCGTCTTCCATTTCACCATCATTTTGTGAATCTACCAAGCTTAAGGAAACTGGCGTAGTTCatacaataattattaataaaatatagtttatTATTGGGGGTTATTGCCGAAAAATACatatagtttgtcaattttctgatttataacatgactttataatttaaccagaaaatacatcaattttcaatttaatcgcaattataagtATGACCTTATATTCTGACtagaaaatacacaaagtttcaatttaatctcaattataacatgaccttatttagattattgtTCATCAtagatatattaatatttattgtaatttcatattaaattgttatgtataaaatattgttaattgactgatttacttttatatataaaaattaagttagatgattatttattttataataattatttcataatatatactccctctgtcccattaaagttggccacatttcctttttgggttgtcccactattgttggctACTTCCTAAAAATGgcaaagtttactttaattaagtccaattaattaatttaattaaagtttcTAGCTAAACCTAAACATTCTTAAAtaaacacgcacacacacacactcagcccccctccccccttgtcacgaccggacttaactaaggataggtaagccgggaaaccgtgactagggaagggaaattaggagaggggacagaaaggggtgataaataattataaatgaattaaattaagatttagacatcatattagaataagtcacacatatatatagataataacgagtaatcggtcatgagtatccgatttaagtgtttatacaataacttgatttgacaatccaacataataggataaactgcatcataactgagtgttcgcagcggaaatgagaacgtgatacatgtatgaagacatgtatcgccaagagtttatttagtaaatatgacaaagctccgtacgacaccccatcatcactcatcactgttcaacctgcacatttagaaatacatgcagggctgagtacaaagtactcagtagacat is a window encoding:
- the LOC131001175 gene encoding stigma-specific STIG1-like protein 4 — protein: MKNFNLKITFLLILCYLLPLILHASTAEGQNLLQTTLKESDRNSTTTYKPWLTRIKNPRLWGCKRQPWICNVDYPRTRRRCCRNRCVDVSSDVNNCGWCGIRCRFTRQCCSGICVDTNVNPFNCGRCNHRCRFPSFCVYGMCGYAQALPPFPFPFPHPPRPHPPVKPFPPKGSERRRSPPVLAAS
- the LOC130998096 gene encoding uncharacterized protein LOC130998096, which translates into the protein MLAAEYRHTAVFNYLCNLKLPEYMFRQFDKDGNNILHLAAKLTELYPWRIPGAALQMQWEIKWYKHVKGILFNQHISQANKKGKTPRIVFTETHKDLMKADNEWLIKTSESCSVVAALIAAVAFATSSTVPGGLNQEKGKSVLQDEKAFDVFSVALLVALCLSMTALVFFLAIITSWCEEHDFKRNLPRKLLAGLSPPFASITAILLSFCSGHTFILREELKFAVIPIYASVTIPVAFFAIAQLPLYFDLLWAACKKVPLRSYKVFCKKVAFAQRPLKPSVGWTLSTHTEF